From a region of the Zingiber officinale cultivar Zhangliang chromosome 4B, Zo_v1.1, whole genome shotgun sequence genome:
- the LOC121978204 gene encoding uncharacterized protein LOC121978204, with the protein MAYPQSNDKAEVTNREILRGMQARLDHARGSWVDKLPRILWAVHMTPKEATSVPPFHLVYGGEALVPVEVGVESNRVQHYDEENDERRLMELDLVNEARDKAAIQLMAYRQQMK; encoded by the coding sequence atggcttacccccaaagcaatgacAAAGcagaagtcaccaatcgggagattctCAGAGGAATGcaagctcggctcgaccacgcaaGAGGCAGCTGGGTCGACAAACTCCCTAGAATCCTATGGGCCGTGCACATGACCCCGAAGGAGGCGACCAGCGTGCCTCCATTCCATCTAGTGTATGGCGGTGAGGCACTAGTCCCGGTGGAAGTCGGAGTGGAGTCCAATCGGGTGCAGCACTACGACGAGGAGAACGATGAGCGAAGATtgatggagctagacttggtcaACGAAGCACGGGACAAGGCTGCAATTCAACTTATGGCATACCGACAGCAAATGAAATAG